Proteins encoded by one window of Brienomyrus brachyistius isolate T26 chromosome 1, BBRACH_0.4, whole genome shotgun sequence:
- the LOC125734633 gene encoding tensin-like isoform X16 translates to MATAVYQVNAPCVPTANYELLAGHHISLRHAETMSSIKSSTESRLKPSRTLSLIQGEENYDVDLLYITESIIVVAFPASAEEHSHSAHLKEVATMLRSKHGAHYLVINISEKRHDLTKLNPKVLDFGWPDHHAPALDKICTICKAMDTWLKADPHNVVVLHNKGNRGRTGVVVAAYMHYSNISASADQALDRFAMKHFYEDKVLPVGQPSQQRYVQYFSGLLSGQIKINNKPLFLHHVIMHGIPDFESRGGCRPFLKIYQAMQPIYTSGIYNVQGDSQTSICITIEPGLMLKGDILLKCYHKGFRGPARDVIFRVQFHTCAIHDLDVVFTKEELDESCRDERFPDCGRVEFVFSLGPEKIQGMEHLENGPSVLVDYNTQDLLIRWDSYENFHQHGDDLPADIIHTQGPLDSSLYAKIRRKDPPNSTVTTNGLTVPGRTLPTGDPALSACDNALSVSSDSGHSTASIKTDRTDEPFQQGVLANQSLSPAETKDLETLLTGLEAPMQRSGCPAVPASMTGLGLRHLVPAEVHVNGHSGVDRETDILDDEVPESNSRDSQGTPSSLGGRVTPPEFYCQRESVINGEGSLHHVPGAPELGPRARCSSSVLAHTPDLDYSHAAIFRSRSFGTAPGPDLLLEPTPRAPARGSSSRDAVQRGMNAWQQQTHSLPELPPATPSQQDVERSIEDLSMLMLDLDPAIPQLPQVPEARPPAPQSDSIPQGPFSSGSSLLQALTAPKQAYMGHTPALFHHPVDPPITRSFSVGYEFQGGPRVPGSQYSHGYAPPPLPTAPPNEEKSYSLEGLVAHRIAEYNARIQGIWESMATPKADHSHSYSLAGVSWPTQDNRYLNGRDRNGCKGVQSKETLADGGTASTRRRTNSEGQRLDGHGPGRTIRSPIRCVSPEFVNAIAQNPGGRPKEGQMHSYREAFEEMEDSPISPPPSSGGEAPPLTPAFPVSPQTPYFNLCRSPPGLAKTPLSALGLKPHNPAEILLQQSGSANPLEYGEEEPRSYVESVARSATAVSGGKPAGAPSAPSYATDSLAKQITPSYAMNPPLPSGSPIPSPDGIYPFADSGLWTVPPTQPLGDPSPHHPDIAYRPTSSSYPTSGSGTATGSYVTTDYGPCLPEAGSPGMLQHSVATNTPPSPASWPRLTSQNSLTTDWLGQPANGSEPGPGGGSFPCSYGTDGQSTSSGYVTPDVPVGGTFPSLPPYMVPLGSLDMQPQLPRKRSMSSGAERPSTMPSYNGKATAPSPPSSGYSTPSTRLVHTLSDFSRLSTCEGGPENRLSVKFVQGTSRFWYKPDISREQAIDMLKDREPGTFVIRDSHSFRGAYGLAMKVVSPPPTVQQSNKGSDTANELVRHFLIETSPRGVKLKGCPNEPYFGSLSALVYQHSITPLALPCTLLIPTRGQDTSLHSNPPSSNFSVERLNMASISDNTSNLLRQGAGQRTPAESHACNVLYINSVDMESLTGPQAVAKAVSMTLEASTLSTPTIVHFKVSAQGITLTDNQRRIFFRRHYPINTITFCDVDPQDRKWKKAEGGSAKFFGFIARKQGSMTDNVSHLFAEMDSEQPASAIVSFVSKVLTGSQKR, encoded by the exons CTTGCAGGTCACCACATTTCCCTGAGACATGCCGAAACTATG AGTTCAATCAAGTCTTCCACCGAGTCAAGACTCAAGCCCTCACG GACACTGAGCCTGATCCAGGGAGAGGAGAACTATGATGTGGACCTTCTGTATATCACTGAGAGCATCATCGTGGTGGCATTCCCTGCCAGTGCTGAGGAACACAGCCACAGTGCTCACCTCAAGGAGGTGGCCACCATGTTGAGGTCCAAGCATGGGGCTCATTACCTG GTCATCAACATCAGTGAAAAGAGGCATGACCTGACTAAGCTGAACCCAAAG GTGTTAGACTTTGGCTGGCCTGACCACCACGCACCAGCCCTAGACAAGATTTGTACCATCTGCAAGGCTATGGACACGTGGCTCAAAGCAGACCCCCACAATGTAGTGGTGCTACACAACAAG GGCAACCGCGGACGGACAGGGGTCGTGGTCGCTGCCTACATGCATTACAGCAACATATCAGCTAG TGCGGATCAGGCCTTGGACAGATTCGCCATGAAGCACTTTTATGAAGACAAGGTCCTTCCTGTGGGCCAGCCGTCCCAGCAGAG GTACGTGCAATACTTCAGTGGTCTGCTGTCGGGTCAGATAAAGATCAACAACAAACCACTGTTCCTACATCATGTCATCATGCATGGGATCCCTGACTTTGAGTCCAGAGGAG GTTGCCGTCCTTTTCTGAAGATATACCAAGCTATGCAGCCCATTTATACCTCTGGCATATA CAACGTACAGGGTGACAGTCAGACCAGCATCTGCATCACCATTGAACCCGGGCTCATGCTCAAAGGAGACATTCTG CTGAAGTGCTACCACAAAGGGTTCCGAGGCCCTGCCAGAGACGTGATCTTCCGGGTCCAGTTCCACACCTGTGCCATCCATGACCTGGATGTGGTCTTCACCAAGGAAGAGCTGGATGAGTCCTGCAGAG ATGAGCGATTCCCTGACTGTGGGAGAGTGGAGTTTGTCTTCTCTCTGGGGCCAGAGAAAATCCAAG GTATGGAGCACCTGGAAAACGGACCAAGCGTCTTAGTGGACTACAACACCCAGGACCTGCTGATCCGTTGGGACTCCTACGAGAACTTCCACCAGCATGGTGACGACCTGCCAGCAG ACATCATCCACACACAAGGTCCTCTGGACAGCAGCCTCTATGCAAAGATTCGCAGAAAGGATCCACCTAACAGCACTGTAACCACAAACGGCCTGACGGTACCGGGCCGTACCCTGCCTACGGGCGACCCAGCCTTGTCTGCCTGTGACAACGCCCTCTCTGTGAGCAGCGACTCAGGGCACTCCACGGCCTCCATAAAGACTGACCGCACTGATGAGCCgttccagcagggggtgctggcAAACCAATCTCTGAGCCCAGCGGAGACAAAAGACCTGGAGACGCTTCTGACGGGCCTGGAGGCACCAATGCAACGGTCAGGCTGCCCAGCAGTGCCTGCATCTATGACGGGCCTAGGTCTGCGCCACCTGGTGCCCGCAGAAGTACATGTCAACGGTCATAGCGGCGTGGACCGGGAGACAGACATCCTAGATGATGAGGTGCCGGAGTCCAACAGCAGGGACAGCCAAGGCACCCCGTCTTCCCTGGGGGGTCGGGTCACACCCCCTGAGTTCTATTGCCAGAGGGAATCAGTGATCAATGGAGAGGGCAGCCTGCACCATGTGCCGGGGGCGCCTGAGTTAGGCCCACGGGCCCGCTGCAGCTCCTCTGTGCTGGCACACACTCCAGACTTGGACTATAGCCATGCTGCCATTTTCCGCTCCCGCTCCTTCGGAACCGCACCTGGGCCAGACCTGCTTCTAGAGCCCACCCCCAGGGCCCCTGCCCGTGGCTCCAGCAGCCGAGATGCGGTGCAGCGCGGCATGAATGCCTGGCAACAGCAGACCCACAGCCTGCCCGAGCTGccccctgccaccccctcccAGCAGGATGTGGAGCGCTCCATCGAGGACCTCAGCATGCTGATGCTGGACCTGGATCCTGCCATCCCTCAGCTACCCCAGGTCCCTGAGGCgcggccccctgcaccccagtcAGACTCCATTCCACAGGGCCCCTTTTCTTCTGGCTCTTCCCTCCTCCAAGCGTTGACGGCCCCCAAGCAGGCCTACATGGGCCATACTCCCGCACTCTTCCATCACCCAGTAGACCCCCCCATAACTCGCTCTTTTTCAGTAGGCTATGAGTTCCAGGGGGGGCCCAGAGTGCCAGGGTCCCAGTACAGTCATGGCTATGCCCCACCTCCCCTTCCCACTGCCCCCCCTAACGAAGAGAAGAGCTACAGCCTGGAGGGACTGGTGGCTCACCGCATAGCTG AGTACAATGCTCGTATCCAGGGCATCTGGGAGAGCATGGCCACCCCCAAAGCAGACCACAGTCACTCCTATTCCCTTGCTG gtgttagTTGGCCCACCCAAGATAACAGGTATCTTAACGGACGTGACAGGAATGGCTGTAAAG GTGTTCAAAGCAAGGAGACACTGGCTGATGGAGGCACTGCCTCCACGCGACGCCGGACAAACAGCGAGGGCCAGCGTCTGGATGGCCATGGCCCAGGCCGCACGATCCGTTCACCCATCCGCTGTGTTTCCCCAGAATTTGTTAACGCCATCGCTCAGAACCCAGGTGGACGGCCCAAGGAG GGACAGATGCATAGCTACCGGGAAGCCTTTGAGGAAATGGAGGACAGTCCCATCAGTCCTCCGCCCAGCTCCGGTGGTGAGGCCCCGCCCCTGACCCCAGCCTTCCCCGTCTCTCCACAAACCCCTTACTTCAATCTGT GCCGCTCTCCTCCAGGCCTGGCCAAGACACCTCTCTCTGCCCTGGGCCTGAAGCCCCACAACCCCGCTGAGATCCTGCTGCAGCAGAGTGGCTCAG CTAACCCACTAGAGTATGGAGAGGAAG AGCCACGCAGCTACGTGGAGTCTGTAGCTCGCAGTGCCACcgctgtcagtggggggaagcCAGCAGGggccccctcagcccccagttatGCCACCGACAGCCTTGCAAAGCAAATCACCCCCTCCTATGCCATGAACCCCCCTCTACCTTCCGGTAGCCCCATTCCAAGTCCTGATGG GATTTACCCCTTTGCTGACAGTGGCCTGTGGACTGTGCCTCCTACTCAGCCCCTAGGGGATCCTAGCCCCCACCACCCAGACATCGCCTACCGCCCCACCTCTTCTTCATACCCGACCTCTGGCTCAGGCACCGCCACAGGCAGCTATGTTACTACTGACTATGGGCCCTGCCTGCCGGAGGCTGGGAGCCCCGGAATGCTCCAGCACTCAGTGGCTACAAACACGCCCCCCAGCCCTGCCTCTTGGCCCAGGCTGACCAGTCAGAACAGCCTGACCACCGATTGGCTTGGGCAGCCAGCCAATGGCAGTGAGCCTGGGCCTGGAGGCGGTTCCTTCCCATGTAGCTACGGCACAGATGGGCAGTCCACATCCAGTGGCTATGTCACTCCCGATgtgcctgtagggggcacctTCCCTAGTCTGCCCCCATACATGGTGCCCTTGGGTAGCTTGGACATGCAGCCGCAACTCCCGCGCAAGCGAAGCATGTCCAGCGGGGCCGAGAGACCCTCGACTATGCCCTCCTACAATGGCAAAGCGACGGCCCCCTCACCCCCATCCAGCGGTTACAGCACACCCAGCACCAGGCTCGTCCACACCTTATCTGACTTCTCCAGGCTTTCCACGTGCG AAGGAGGTCCAGAGAACCGTCTCAGTGTGAAGTTTGTGCAGGGCACCTCCCGGTTCTGGTACAAGCCTGACATCTCCCGAGAGCAAG CCATCGACATGCTAAAAGACCGCGAACCCGGCACCTTCGTCATCCGCGATAGCCACTCCTTCCGGGGCGCTTATGGCTTGGCAATGAAGGTGGTCTCGCCCCCACCAACTGTGCAACAGAGTAACAAAG GTAGTGACACAGCCAACGAGCTGGTGCGGCACTTCCTAATCGAGACAAGCCCCAGGGGAGTGAAGCTGAAGGGCTGCCCCAACGAGCCCTACTTTG GGTCTCTGTCCGCCTTGGTGTACCAGCACTCCATCACCCCACTGGCCCTACCCTGCACCCTGCTCATCCCAACTCGAGGTCAGGATACCAGTCTGCATTCTAACCCACCATCCAGCA ATTTTTCTGTGGAGCGGTTGAACATGGCCTCTATTAGTGACAACACTTCAAATCTACTGAGGCAGGGTGCAG GGCAGAGGACCCCAGCTGAATCCCACG CATGTAACGTTCTGTACATAAACTCCGTGGACATGGAGTCTTTGACGGGCCCCCAGGCCGTGGCCAAGGCCGTGTCCATGACCCTGGAGGCCAGCACGCTGTCCACCCCCACCATCGTCCACTTCAAGGTGTCCGCACAAGGTATCACCCTCACTGACAACCAGAGGAG AATATTCTTCCGACGGCACTATCCCATCAACACCATCACCTTCTGCGACGTCGACCCCCAggacaggaa GTGGAAGAAGGCAGAGGGTGGCTCTGCAAA ATTCTTCGGGTTCATAGCCCGGAAGCAGGGCAGCATGACAGACAATGTGAGTCACCTGTTTGCGGAAATGGACTCTGAACAGCCAGCCTCGGCCATCGTCAGCTTCGTCTCCAAGGTCCTGACCGGTTCGCAGAAGCGCTAA
- the LOC125734633 gene encoding tensin-like isoform X21, protein MSSIKSSTESRLKPSRTLSLIQGEENYDVDLLYITESIIVVAFPASAEEHSHSAHLKEVATMLRSKHGAHYLVINISEKRHDLTKLNPKVLDFGWPDHHAPALDKICTICKAMDTWLKADPHNVVVLHNKGNRGRTGVVVAAYMHYSNISASADQALDRFAMKHFYEDKVLPVGQPSQQRYVQYFSGLLSGQIKINNKPLFLHHVIMHGIPDFESRGGCRPFLKIYQAMQPIYTSGIYNVQGDSQTSICITIEPGLMLKGDILLKCYHKGFRGPARDVIFRVQFHTCAIHDLDVVFTKEELDESCRDERFPDCGRVEFVFSLGPEKIQGMEHLENGPSVLVDYNTQDLLIRWDSYENFHQHGDDLPADIIHTQGPLDSSLYAKIRRKDPPNSTVTTNGLTVPGRTLPTGDPALSACDNALSVSSDSGHSTASIKTDRTDEPFQQGVLANQSLSPAETKDLETLLTGLEAPMQRSGCPAVPASMTGLGLRHLVPAEVHVNGHSGVDRETDILDDEVPESNSRDSQGTPSSLGGRVTPPEFYCQRESVINGEGSLHHVPGAPELGPRARCSSSVLAHTPDLDYSHAAIFRSRSFGTAPGPDLLLEPTPRAPARGSSSRDAVQRGMNAWQQQTHSLPELPPATPSQQDVERSIEDLSMLMLDLDPAIPQLPQVPEARPPAPQSDSIPQGPFSSGSSLLQALTAPKQAYMGHTPALFHHPVDPPITRSFSVGYEFQGGPRVPGSQYSHGYAPPPLPTAPPNEEKSYSLEGLVAHRIAEYNARIQGIWESMATPKADHSHSYSLAGVSWPTQDNRYLNGRDRNGCKGVQSKETLADGGTASTRRRTNSEGQRLDGHGPGRTIRSPIRCVSPEFVNAIAQNPGGRPKEGQMHSYREAFEEMEDSPISPPPSSGGEAPPLTPAFPVSPQTPYFNLCRSPPGLAKTPLSALGLKPHNPAEILLQQSGSANPLEYGEEEPRSYVESVARSATAVSGGKPAGAPSAPSYATDSLAKQITPSYAMNPPLPSGSPIPSPDGIYPFADSGLWTVPPTQPLGDPSPHHPDIAYRPTSSSYPTSGSGTATGSYVTTDYGPCLPEAGSPGMLQHSVATNTPPSPASWPRLTSQNSLTTDWLGQPANGSEPGPGGGSFPCSYGTDGQSTSSGYVTPDVPVGGTFPSLPPYMVPLGSLDMQPQLPRKRSMSSGAERPSTMPSYNGKATAPSPPSSGYSTPSTRLVHTLSDFSRLSTCEGGPENRLSVKFVQGTSRFWYKPDISREQAIDMLKDREPGTFVIRDSHSFRGAYGLAMKVVSPPPTVQQSNKGSDTANELVRHFLIETSPRGVKLKGCPNEPYFGSLSALVYQHSITPLALPCTLLIPTRGQDTSLHSNPPSSNFSVERLNMASISDNTSNLLRQGAGQRTPAESHACNVLYINSVDMESLTGPQAVAKAVSMTLEASTLSTPTIVHFKVSAQGITLTDNQRRIFFRRHYPINTITFCDVDPQDRKWKKAEGGSAKFFGFIARKQGSMTDNVSHLFAEMDSEQPASAIVSFVSKVLTGSQKR, encoded by the exons ATG AGTTCAATCAAGTCTTCCACCGAGTCAAGACTCAAGCCCTCACG GACACTGAGCCTGATCCAGGGAGAGGAGAACTATGATGTGGACCTTCTGTATATCACTGAGAGCATCATCGTGGTGGCATTCCCTGCCAGTGCTGAGGAACACAGCCACAGTGCTCACCTCAAGGAGGTGGCCACCATGTTGAGGTCCAAGCATGGGGCTCATTACCTG GTCATCAACATCAGTGAAAAGAGGCATGACCTGACTAAGCTGAACCCAAAG GTGTTAGACTTTGGCTGGCCTGACCACCACGCACCAGCCCTAGACAAGATTTGTACCATCTGCAAGGCTATGGACACGTGGCTCAAAGCAGACCCCCACAATGTAGTGGTGCTACACAACAAG GGCAACCGCGGACGGACAGGGGTCGTGGTCGCTGCCTACATGCATTACAGCAACATATCAGCTAG TGCGGATCAGGCCTTGGACAGATTCGCCATGAAGCACTTTTATGAAGACAAGGTCCTTCCTGTGGGCCAGCCGTCCCAGCAGAG GTACGTGCAATACTTCAGTGGTCTGCTGTCGGGTCAGATAAAGATCAACAACAAACCACTGTTCCTACATCATGTCATCATGCATGGGATCCCTGACTTTGAGTCCAGAGGAG GTTGCCGTCCTTTTCTGAAGATATACCAAGCTATGCAGCCCATTTATACCTCTGGCATATA CAACGTACAGGGTGACAGTCAGACCAGCATCTGCATCACCATTGAACCCGGGCTCATGCTCAAAGGAGACATTCTG CTGAAGTGCTACCACAAAGGGTTCCGAGGCCCTGCCAGAGACGTGATCTTCCGGGTCCAGTTCCACACCTGTGCCATCCATGACCTGGATGTGGTCTTCACCAAGGAAGAGCTGGATGAGTCCTGCAGAG ATGAGCGATTCCCTGACTGTGGGAGAGTGGAGTTTGTCTTCTCTCTGGGGCCAGAGAAAATCCAAG GTATGGAGCACCTGGAAAACGGACCAAGCGTCTTAGTGGACTACAACACCCAGGACCTGCTGATCCGTTGGGACTCCTACGAGAACTTCCACCAGCATGGTGACGACCTGCCAGCAG ACATCATCCACACACAAGGTCCTCTGGACAGCAGCCTCTATGCAAAGATTCGCAGAAAGGATCCACCTAACAGCACTGTAACCACAAACGGCCTGACGGTACCGGGCCGTACCCTGCCTACGGGCGACCCAGCCTTGTCTGCCTGTGACAACGCCCTCTCTGTGAGCAGCGACTCAGGGCACTCCACGGCCTCCATAAAGACTGACCGCACTGATGAGCCgttccagcagggggtgctggcAAACCAATCTCTGAGCCCAGCGGAGACAAAAGACCTGGAGACGCTTCTGACGGGCCTGGAGGCACCAATGCAACGGTCAGGCTGCCCAGCAGTGCCTGCATCTATGACGGGCCTAGGTCTGCGCCACCTGGTGCCCGCAGAAGTACATGTCAACGGTCATAGCGGCGTGGACCGGGAGACAGACATCCTAGATGATGAGGTGCCGGAGTCCAACAGCAGGGACAGCCAAGGCACCCCGTCTTCCCTGGGGGGTCGGGTCACACCCCCTGAGTTCTATTGCCAGAGGGAATCAGTGATCAATGGAGAGGGCAGCCTGCACCATGTGCCGGGGGCGCCTGAGTTAGGCCCACGGGCCCGCTGCAGCTCCTCTGTGCTGGCACACACTCCAGACTTGGACTATAGCCATGCTGCCATTTTCCGCTCCCGCTCCTTCGGAACCGCACCTGGGCCAGACCTGCTTCTAGAGCCCACCCCCAGGGCCCCTGCCCGTGGCTCCAGCAGCCGAGATGCGGTGCAGCGCGGCATGAATGCCTGGCAACAGCAGACCCACAGCCTGCCCGAGCTGccccctgccaccccctcccAGCAGGATGTGGAGCGCTCCATCGAGGACCTCAGCATGCTGATGCTGGACCTGGATCCTGCCATCCCTCAGCTACCCCAGGTCCCTGAGGCgcggccccctgcaccccagtcAGACTCCATTCCACAGGGCCCCTTTTCTTCTGGCTCTTCCCTCCTCCAAGCGTTGACGGCCCCCAAGCAGGCCTACATGGGCCATACTCCCGCACTCTTCCATCACCCAGTAGACCCCCCCATAACTCGCTCTTTTTCAGTAGGCTATGAGTTCCAGGGGGGGCCCAGAGTGCCAGGGTCCCAGTACAGTCATGGCTATGCCCCACCTCCCCTTCCCACTGCCCCCCCTAACGAAGAGAAGAGCTACAGCCTGGAGGGACTGGTGGCTCACCGCATAGCTG AGTACAATGCTCGTATCCAGGGCATCTGGGAGAGCATGGCCACCCCCAAAGCAGACCACAGTCACTCCTATTCCCTTGCTG gtgttagTTGGCCCACCCAAGATAACAGGTATCTTAACGGACGTGACAGGAATGGCTGTAAAG GTGTTCAAAGCAAGGAGACACTGGCTGATGGAGGCACTGCCTCCACGCGACGCCGGACAAACAGCGAGGGCCAGCGTCTGGATGGCCATGGCCCAGGCCGCACGATCCGTTCACCCATCCGCTGTGTTTCCCCAGAATTTGTTAACGCCATCGCTCAGAACCCAGGTGGACGGCCCAAGGAG GGACAGATGCATAGCTACCGGGAAGCCTTTGAGGAAATGGAGGACAGTCCCATCAGTCCTCCGCCCAGCTCCGGTGGTGAGGCCCCGCCCCTGACCCCAGCCTTCCCCGTCTCTCCACAAACCCCTTACTTCAATCTGT GCCGCTCTCCTCCAGGCCTGGCCAAGACACCTCTCTCTGCCCTGGGCCTGAAGCCCCACAACCCCGCTGAGATCCTGCTGCAGCAGAGTGGCTCAG CTAACCCACTAGAGTATGGAGAGGAAG AGCCACGCAGCTACGTGGAGTCTGTAGCTCGCAGTGCCACcgctgtcagtggggggaagcCAGCAGGggccccctcagcccccagttatGCCACCGACAGCCTTGCAAAGCAAATCACCCCCTCCTATGCCATGAACCCCCCTCTACCTTCCGGTAGCCCCATTCCAAGTCCTGATGG GATTTACCCCTTTGCTGACAGTGGCCTGTGGACTGTGCCTCCTACTCAGCCCCTAGGGGATCCTAGCCCCCACCACCCAGACATCGCCTACCGCCCCACCTCTTCTTCATACCCGACCTCTGGCTCAGGCACCGCCACAGGCAGCTATGTTACTACTGACTATGGGCCCTGCCTGCCGGAGGCTGGGAGCCCCGGAATGCTCCAGCACTCAGTGGCTACAAACACGCCCCCCAGCCCTGCCTCTTGGCCCAGGCTGACCAGTCAGAACAGCCTGACCACCGATTGGCTTGGGCAGCCAGCCAATGGCAGTGAGCCTGGGCCTGGAGGCGGTTCCTTCCCATGTAGCTACGGCACAGATGGGCAGTCCACATCCAGTGGCTATGTCACTCCCGATgtgcctgtagggggcacctTCCCTAGTCTGCCCCCATACATGGTGCCCTTGGGTAGCTTGGACATGCAGCCGCAACTCCCGCGCAAGCGAAGCATGTCCAGCGGGGCCGAGAGACCCTCGACTATGCCCTCCTACAATGGCAAAGCGACGGCCCCCTCACCCCCATCCAGCGGTTACAGCACACCCAGCACCAGGCTCGTCCACACCTTATCTGACTTCTCCAGGCTTTCCACGTGCG AAGGAGGTCCAGAGAACCGTCTCAGTGTGAAGTTTGTGCAGGGCACCTCCCGGTTCTGGTACAAGCCTGACATCTCCCGAGAGCAAG CCATCGACATGCTAAAAGACCGCGAACCCGGCACCTTCGTCATCCGCGATAGCCACTCCTTCCGGGGCGCTTATGGCTTGGCAATGAAGGTGGTCTCGCCCCCACCAACTGTGCAACAGAGTAACAAAG GTAGTGACACAGCCAACGAGCTGGTGCGGCACTTCCTAATCGAGACAAGCCCCAGGGGAGTGAAGCTGAAGGGCTGCCCCAACGAGCCCTACTTTG GGTCTCTGTCCGCCTTGGTGTACCAGCACTCCATCACCCCACTGGCCCTACCCTGCACCCTGCTCATCCCAACTCGAGGTCAGGATACCAGTCTGCATTCTAACCCACCATCCAGCA ATTTTTCTGTGGAGCGGTTGAACATGGCCTCTATTAGTGACAACACTTCAAATCTACTGAGGCAGGGTGCAG GGCAGAGGACCCCAGCTGAATCCCACG CATGTAACGTTCTGTACATAAACTCCGTGGACATGGAGTCTTTGACGGGCCCCCAGGCCGTGGCCAAGGCCGTGTCCATGACCCTGGAGGCCAGCACGCTGTCCACCCCCACCATCGTCCACTTCAAGGTGTCCGCACAAGGTATCACCCTCACTGACAACCAGAGGAG AATATTCTTCCGACGGCACTATCCCATCAACACCATCACCTTCTGCGACGTCGACCCCCAggacaggaa GTGGAAGAAGGCAGAGGGTGGCTCTGCAAA ATTCTTCGGGTTCATAGCCCGGAAGCAGGGCAGCATGACAGACAATGTGAGTCACCTGTTTGCGGAAATGGACTCTGAACAGCCAGCCTCGGCCATCGTCAGCTTCGTCTCCAAGGTCCTGACCGGTTCGCAGAAGCGCTAA